The genomic stretch TTCCGCTGTGTGTCTTCAAATAAGTGTATCAGAAGATCTGCTGTCTGTGATGGAGTCAAAGACTGTGGCCAGGGGGAAGATGAACTCAACTGtggtgagcacacacacacacacacacacacacacacacacacacacacacacacacacacacacacatagacacacacagacacagacacacacacagaaacacatacagtaaataaaggCGTTAATGTACTAAagttaaatgatttaaagcctGTTTCAGACTTAATGTTCTAACTGCTCTCACAATACAGTAGTAAACTGAATTTACTCAGTCTATTAGTCTATTTTAATTagcttttttaatgaattttctgTATTACCTTGCTCCCTAGATACATATCTTTATGACTTCAACTTGCACAAACAATTAGTCGAAACTGTTTAGGTAGGTGCAATTTAGTAATTCAGTCCTCACTGCTGTAGTCAGAGCTACTTCAGCTACACAGTAAGTGCACAAATGATGAACATATTAAAAGTGACAAAAGGGGGTAGGATTCAGTTTAAAAAGGTTAATGAGATAACTGAAATGAGTCTGGATTTGCTTGTTAGAATACGTTATATTAGAATACTTTAATGTTTTTCTGTAATGTTTTTCAAAgtgaagattaaaaaatataaagcatgCAGAATGCAACATGAGTTCAGAGACGAACATCTAATGGAGCTACAGGCtttataaattaaagaaaatgtcaaCCACCACTAATCCTAATAAAAACGCATCTATCGCCATGTTTGAAATGAGAAAGCTTCATCtagtgcttgttttttttgtaagtgaGGCTTTGAAGGGAATGCTAAAAGgatgaactatatatatatatatatatatatatatatatatatatatatatatatatatatatatatatagtttacacATCTTTTACCACaataatataagaaatatgTGAGTCATGTAGGAGGCTCTTACATACCTGCTGTCCTTTTAACTACCACCATTTTTCATCTCTGCTTTCATTAGTGCGTGTGAGTGGGAGGCACTCCATCCTGCAGATTCACAGTAAAGGAATATGGAGCTCGGTGTGCTGGGAGAACTGGAGTGCCAGTCTGGGATTTTCTGCCTGCAAACAGCTCGGATACAACAGGTGCAGTAGCGAATGCAAAGCAAGGCAAATGGTCCCAAGTGTAGAAAACTATACTTTCAACTATGCAATGTTAAGTGTAGAGTTTTTTagataaagcattttttatatatatatcaacctTATTCCATGATATATAACATTTAGCACACTGCTAAGCATGAAAAATGAATAGACTCCTGACTGCTACATCCCACAATCCAACACACGTAATACACTTTATACCTCCAATATGAGTATTCAGCAGCCTTGTTGTTCTGcagttgattaaaatatgagaGATTGgcttctttattctttctttttttttttttttttaccacacaaACTAATCAGCAAAAAAACTCAGATCCATGCATGTTTATTCTTCTTTGGCCCAATTAAGCTTAAAGCTTTTATATCCCAGTCAAGTAgaatattttgtacattttcttttcaccaaTACACTCACCCGGGACATTGTTATCCATGTTTTTCATTCTGTTATCCAATTATCTAGTTTAAATTAAAAGCTCACTGCTCATTGGTTACTAATTCAGACCAATAATATTTCAGAGCTGCTTTcaattctttgtttttctgttaaagTTTTCACTTGATATTTATGCTCTTCAAAGGCCCCCTAGTGACCAGGAGCCAGTATAGTCCCATCATTATCCATCACTAAGCCCACCAGTGGCTGTTTTGAAATAATTTAGGATCCATAAGAGTTTAAATACTAGCTAAGATTCTTAATCACTGAACAACAAGTGTCCTATAATTGTTCCAAATAATACAACAAACCTCTTTCTGTAATATGAAGTGATTTTAGTGTCCTAGCAGTTTGTATCAGGAAATCTGatacaaaagaaacaaaccaaTCTTATAAGGAGTTATCAAGCACTGATAAGGTGGCATTTAACACACTGAGCAGCCGTGTTTCTGCAGTTCCCATGACATTGTTCTTATTTAGATGTATGGATCTATTTCTTGGAAGACAAACCAAACAGTCACACCTCCAAACACAATGACAGTCCCAGGTTGGGTTTCTCCAGCTGAGTCTTGCTTTTTCCAAATGTttctaattaaaacattttaactcCAAACAGGGATTCCTCTTTATGGCACTTTCTCTTCCTGAGGTTTCCTTCTGTATTtcttagtttgtgtgtgtgtacagtatgtgtgtcgGCATAATACAGTCATTTTATCCCCAAAGCCACCATTAACTGGTTCATTAATCCTATTAAACTCAGTCTGGCATTAAATGAAGGAGAAAACCATGGCAAACACGTTCACTCCAGAAGTAGGTcaagatgtttattttatccATCAACAGCTTTTTGTTCTTCTGttccatttaaaattaaaaattgtttattttaatttttccatTAAACAATGCATTTGTGGTTCATTGCTTTCACGCAAGCATTACGGTACCAAACACAAGCAAAAGTTGATTTGCTTCTATTCAACCTCCTACTTACAGTGCCTGAAGACAGCTGCATACAACTAATGAGAGTTCCTGAattattatgcatttttatattaaatgtgtcAATCAAAATGCTGTCAAATAGAGTTATATGTTCAATGTACTTATTCTCAAATGATCCTGTCTTTCTGCAGTTATGTGAATTCCACTTCGATTCCTTTCTCTTCTGTCGAGTCAGCGTTCAAGAAAAGCATAGTGTCGATAAGTTCCCGCTTTCCGATACATCACCAAACCTTCAAAATTCACAACAGCTCCATTCTCAGGTACATCCTAATTTACTACGTTACAACACGAGTCATAAGGattaaatgtattcaaaaatattttaccacaaaaaaaatttactgttTCTCCAGAACGGTTGGATGCACATCTGGGTTGCTCACGGTTCTTAAATGTATAGgtgagatcagtgtgtttatgtatgtgcgCCTTTAAGGCTAATTTATTATGTGGGCTAGAGTGCCTCTATAACTAGCTTCCAGTTATATCGTTATAGTTATAGTGGTTCATATTAAATAGAGTAACCCCAAATAATTCAGTAACCACAATACTAATTACACTGTTGGACAAACATTTGTactttgtatgtgctttttgaacgtcccattACAATCcgtatttgctgttataacagcctccactcctctgggaagatgatccaccatattttttttagtatgttagaggagatttgtgctcattcagtaaCGTCAAGTGCTGATGtgggttgaggaggcctgggatggaGTCAGCAATGTTCAgcagggttgaagtcagagctctataggaggccactcaagatcttaaaCTAATGTAAACcaatgtaaatcatattttcatagtgctggctttgtgcacagggcatcgtcatgctggagcaggtttgggtctcctagttcaaagaaatttttatttctaccacatacaaagacatcctatacatgTGTGTGCATCCAACagtgtagtaacagtttggggaagaaccacatatgactggaaatgtaaggtgtcccaatacttttttccagtgtagcatacagttgtgttcaaaattattcaacccccactgaaattgattgttttggtcggtttgacattgattatgatcattcagtcatcctgcttacaattaaatcaaagaggcacgtgtaggtcagacaaatataacataacatttataatgaaataaccacaaatgtcttttctgagctcacatcattatcagttttattcaacccccaagtgacattcaatcttagtacttagtacaacatccttttacagtaataacagcttttaaacgtgaagcatagcttgacacaagtgtcttgcagcgatctacgggtatcttcgccattcatcatgggcaaaagcctccagttcagtcacattcttaggcttgcactgcaactgctttctttaagtcccaccagaggttctcaatcggatttaagtctggtgactgcgatggccacttcaaaatgttccagcctttaatctgcaaccatgctctagtggacttggaggtatgcttgggatcattgtcctgttgaaaggtccaacgccttccaagcctcaggtttgtgacggactgcatcacattgtcatccaatatctcctggtactgaagagaattcatggtaccttgcacacgctgaagcttcccagtacctgcagaagcaaaacagccccaaagcatgattgaccccccgccatgcttcacagtaggcaaggtgttcttttcttcataggccttgttcttcctcctccaaacatagcgttgatccatgggcccaaacagttctaattttgtttcatcagtccacagaacactatcccaaaacttctgtggtttgtccacatgacttttggcatactgcagttgactcttcttattctttggggacagcaagggggtgcgcctgggagttctggcatggaggccttcattacgcagggtgcgccgtattgtctgagcagaaacttcagtacccacatctgacaaatcttttctcagttcctcagcagtcacacggggacttttctccactctacgcttcaggtagcgcacagcagtcgaagtcagcatcttctttctgccacgaccaggtagcgtttcaacagtgccctttgccttgaatttgcgaatgatgcttcctatggtgtctcttggtatgtttaacatctttgcaatcttcttatagccattgcccttcctgtgaagagtaatcacctgttctcttgtcttcctggaccattctcttgacctcaccatgtttgtaaccacaccagtaaatgtctagaaggagctgagtatcacagtcattttaaagctgcctaattggtgcttattaggctttattgctgctccctgatatccacaggtgttttcaatacctgattgaaaacacttcattgaacctctgttcttcagagtggtagtctttaaggggttgaataattatgtcaatgaagaattcacaaaaaaaacctttactactgtattacaaaactaattgatgtcattttagttgcatatggttctttaagaagtccttgtaggatttcattctgaatacaattacaaatgtacactaaattccctaaaaccatttacagcattgggggttgaataattttgaacacaactgtacatatTATTAGTTCATTTTGAATGAGCGACACTCTTCACCAAAAGTTGTATAACAATTGTCCTATCTGTGTAGAGTGTGGTACCAGACCTGGTTTCAGGACCCGGATTGTTGGGGGAAATCTATCTTTCTCTGGGCAGTACCCGTGGCAGGTCAGTTTGCAGTACCAAAACCTGTTTCTCTGTGGAGGATCCCTAATAACCAACCAGTGGATAGTTACTGCAGCACACTGTGTATATGGGTAAgtaccaccacacacaccaacacctacGCTAAATCTGTAGTTAAGGTTTATGAGTCCAGAGTTTTCCAAAGGTTTTAATGCATGTAGTCTACCTGCTCACTCAAATATCTAAGCTCTTATAGTTGCTGATAATGAATCACCAGTGTGAGATTAATTCTAATCAGAAAATCAGCAACtgtacagtaatatatatttacacagcaGTATTTTGCACCTTTGTTCTAACAAGGGGGTTCGCTCAAATGTACAGGATTTTATTTGCATGTAGTCACTGAATAATACACCTTATTATTTGAAATTCTGAAAACAACAATTCCTTTCTCTTGTGTTATAGCTTTGCAAATCCAAATTTATGGACGGTTCGGGTGGGCATCACAGAGCAGCCTGTGAGTGGAGCAGCAGATTTCTCTGTGATGAAAATCTTCTTCAATAGTGCATATCATCCAGAAAGCCTCAGTTATGATATCGCTCTCGTTAGACTAAAGCAGCCACTCTCATTCAATGGTAAGGGCTTGCTTCTTATTTTAGAACCTAATAAAATCTCTGCTCTTGAATATCGTTACAGGTCAGGATGCTTTCACTGATCATTGCTAAACATGAAATGTATTGAACAGCATGTTCTGTACAATCTTTCACCTTACTGAATGAGTTGATCCGTTCCTACTCAGTACCTGATAGAAAGTGTTTACTTCTGCCTGTCAGGTCAAATACAGCCTATCTGTCTGCCTAATTACGATGAAGGATTCAGTTCCATGTGCTGGATATCAGGATGGGGAGCCACAAAAGTAAGGGGTGAGTTCTTGTtaatactttacatttaaaaagactCTGATTTTCAGGGAGCAGGAAAGAATTCTTTtcgatatacagtatatgacatACACTAATTGTAGTAAATCAGCCATGTGCTACTAATACAAATCGATCTCAGCCTCAATCTTTTCGGAAAATATCAGCATTTAgttctttaaaaatgtcataCAGTCTTGAAGATGTGATTTAGACAGTATGACTTAGTGTGGTCTTAAACCTTCACATGAAGGCAGCCATGTTGTAGAAACAGGACATTTCTCTTCTTAAACACAGTCTAGCACCAAACTGGAAACAGTAGAAGTAAATGTTGGaccataaacctttttttattgctttactaATTTTGGGGTAAATGGAAACTTGTGTAAAgtggattttcttttctctaagTCTTAATtaaagtgaggaaaataagtatttgaacaccctgctattttgcaagttctctcacttagaaatcatggaggggtctgaaattgtcatcgtaggtgcaagtccactgtgagagacataatctaaaaaaaaaatccagaaatcacaatatataattttttaaactatttatttgtatgatacagctgcaaataagtatttgaacacctgtctatcagttagaattctgaccctcaaagacctgttagtctgcctttaaaatgtccacctccactacatttattatcctaaattagatgcacctgtttgagatcgttagctgcataaagacacctgtccaccccatacaatcaataagaatccaactactaacatggccaagaccaaagagctgtccaaagacactagagacaaaattgtacacctccacaaggctggaaagggctacggggaaattgccaagcagcttggtgaaaaaaggtccactgttggagcaatcattagaaaatggaagaagctaaacatgactgtcaatctctcttggactggggctccatgcaagatgtcacctcgtggggtctcaatgatcctaaggaaggtgagaaatcagcccagaactacacgggaggagctggtcaatgacctgaaaagagctgggaccaccgtttccaaggttactgttggtaatacactaagacgtcatggtttgaaatcatgcatggcacggaaggttcccctgcttaaaccagcacatgtccaggcacgtcttaagtttgccaatgaccatttggatgatccagaggagtcctgggagaaagtcatgtggtcagatgagaccaaaatataacttttgggtcataattccactaaacgtgtttggaggaagaagaatgatgagtaccatcccaagaacactatCCCTACTGTAGAGCAGgagggtggtagcatcatgctttgggggtgtttttctgcacatgggacagggcgactgcactgttttaaggagaggatgaccggggccatgtattgtgagattttggggaacaacctccttccctcagttagagcattgtagatgggtcgaggctgggtcttccaacatgacaatgacccaaagcacacagccaggataaccaaggagtggctctgtaagaagcatatcaaggttctggcgtggcctagccagtctccagacctaaacacaatagagaatctttgaaaggagctcaaactctgtgtttctcagcgacaggccagaaacctgactgatcaaaagaagatctgtgtggaggagtgggccaaattccctcctgcagtgtgtgcaaacctggtgaaaatctacaggaaacgtttgacttctgtaattgcaaacaaaggctactgtaccaaatattaacattgactttctcaggtgttcaaatacttatttttagctgtattatacaaataaatagttaaaaaaatcatacattgtgattccTGGATTTTCTtgtagattatgtctctcacagtggacatgcacctacgatgacaatttcagacccctccatgatttctaagtgggagaacttgcaaaaaaacagggtgttcaaatacttattttccccactgtatatataaataattcttatttatagGTTGTTTACTAGTCTAAGAAAATAATTTTGGTAAATTTAGCTGTTAAAGCATCTTTAAATACTGTTTGTATAGGAGAGGTAAGTGTGGCGCTACACTCTGCTCTGGTTCCTCTCCTCTCTATTGAAGAATGTGGAATCCCAGGACTTTCAGCGTGGAACATATGTGCTGGGTATCTGTCAGGTGGAGCAGGAACATGCCAGGTATGATAACCGCATGACAGGTGTGATAATAACTAAGACAAGCAAGCATTTATAGTGTTTCATTAggcatatataaatatttcacatataAACCCCTAATATAACAGTTACTTAAAGCCAATATATTGCATATACAGTAATgttcaaatatttgtttcattagaataataaaatacaaattaccTTAGAGAAATTGCTAAGAGAACTGAAGCAGATTTGTGGTTACTTTAAATTGACAATTTTGTCCCTGGTTACTCGTTATAGCCTGTACTTTATATGTGcaattgtttgttttcatttcttttcaaaccctaaccctaaccctaaccctccaTTTAACATTTGCATCTGTTCAAAGTCTACTAACAATATTCAATTAAAATAGATCTGTTTTATTGAAACATatctatataataaattatatggaTGTACATGTTTGTTAGGGGGACAGTGGGGGTCCACTGGCCTGTCAAGGCTCTGTGTGGAAGCTGGCAGGAGCAGCAAGCTGGGCTCAGGGCTGTGGAAAACTGAACAACCCAGGAGTTTACACCAGTGTAACCTACGCTCTTCCATGGATACACCAGACTATGGAGGTAAGACTGAGGACagctttatatattctttatagcTTTATACTTCCTATACTGACTAATGAAAATGTCAATTTTGTTATTGTGTGATGGCCCAAAATATATTTGCACTACATTTTCCCCTCTGACACTGACAGTATCCAAGGATGACCCAAAGCATTTTAATTTCCAATATGTATTTTAGAGAATTTGCCTATGCTATAAACTATTGTTTATTTGTCAACCAGTACCACCTTAAATAAGTATATAGTTGCATTGAATGCATGAAAAATCATTGAAACAAGTTCACCCTTTATCAATTACATTCATACTATAAACATACTATTATAACAGTATTCAAAGACACTGGAAACTTCttacacaaatgtaaaataattaattttttaggTCTTATGTTCTTGTTTCAAACACAACTTTTGTTCAAATCTTTTAACTAGAACACAGTGTACTCTTACATCTTAGTTTCCAAAATTAAAGTGTTACACTTGGAAGTGTCCAAACTGCATAATACAAGCCATGTGAACAAATACTATAGAccataatgacaaagaaaaaaacaaagaaactaaACGCAAAGTGAGTTCTTCAGTAGACAAGCAACATGAGAACAGTAGTTAAGTGTTTGCCACATGGCTGAGCAGACAGATGAAAGTTAAACACGTTTGTGGGTGTCTCAGGGGCCTTGAGTGAGCTAGCCTGGACAGCATGAGTTATTGCTGTCTTTCATATGATGGCAGCTGAAATTGATTCTCCTTCCCCTCTTCCAAATTTATCATGCTACTCGCTCTCTGTCCCAGTTGGCCTGGCTGACAGCTGCAGTTTAGTCACAACTCTTCCAAGCACTGATACCGACTTTTAATATGCTCAGTTTGTAGTGGTCAGTAATAGACATAATAAACTGCACAGCTTTGATGTAAAATAGGAAAGTGGACATTCAGTAAATACAGAAAATGCAATAGATGTggaataacattaaataaataaaaaataatgtacattttctcagtCTGCCGTTTAAAACTTTAGTTGTTAATGTGCTGATTCATGATCTGCACCAATGTTCACAATAATACTGTTCTCAAGGATCAAGGGTTCTGACCCTGAATTAAGAATAAAGTAGAAAACCAATTTACAGAAATTCAAAATGTCTTAAGGCAGTTACTCAACtcttaataaatatttcaaagtTGTACAAGAAAAAAGCAGCCATGTCTGTAGACTGTAGAcgatgtacactatatggacagaagaactgggacacctgactttcccagtcacatgtggttctttctgAAAATGTTATCACatagttaaaggcacacaattatatcagatgtctttggatgtagtagcattacattttccatttacttgaactagaagaccgaaacatgtttaaacatgacaatacccctgtgcacaaagcaaactccatgaagacatgctttgtatgtgttgaagtggaagatctcctgactatagagctctgactttaaacctgctgaacatctttgggatatATTGAAActctgactacaccccaggcctccttaacTCACCAACAtcaactttactaacacccgtgaatctgaatgagcacaaacctccataagcacacttcaaaatctagtggaacatcttctcagaagagtggagggaattataagagcaaataggaaCTATATGTTAAAtgcaatgttcaaaaagtacattccatacttatgaccagatggcacacacacatttggatatatactgtatatctgcaataagAGTTGATCGAAAATTTCTCATATTCAGAGTCAAATTACGCATGATTGCagctgatttttttaaacaccatcTGGTCGTTATCTCAAATTCAGTGCAACTTACACTCCTATTCTTGGATGTCAGGAGTGAAACCTAATGTGGTATTCTGCTGTTTGTGGTCCATCTTCCTCAAGGGTACAATGTGACATGTTTTCAGGGATGCTGTTCTGTTTTCCACGGTTGTAAAGAACAGTTATCGGAGTTAAAATTCCTGTCAGCGTAGAAACAAGTGTGACTGTTTTACTCTCCCAGCAAAAATTTGTTTCTGCCTGCAAACCTACAAAAcgttttctgtatttttttgcatcattttgTATAAACTCTAGATAGTGTTGTGTGTGAATAATTCAAGATCAATagtttctgaaaaagaaaaaaaatcatcagttAAATACCAATTTAATCCATCAAAATATCTGTCCTTAGAATGCATGCTTGATAAAGACTGGGTTTAGATAAACACTGGTGTACTCCCTGAATAATTAGATTAGACCTGTAAAAGTGAACAACTTAAAAACAATACCTCTCAGACCCATGCCAATAAAATACTTCTTTCTTCCCTTAGAAAGAAGAGGAACAAATCATATGAGCAGCATTTCTGCACAGACCACTAAattctcttcatctcttcatCTGTTGGAAGTGTACCAGCACTCTGACATGGATTGGGCTGTTTTACGGAACAGTTACACAAGCTAAACTGAGGCACAATCCCACTTTATATGCTTTATGAGCACTAAAGCTGTTTTGCTGTGTGCTGCAAATGTGAGTATTAGCATAGTTTTAAGTTCCTAAAATGTATGAGTAATATATTGtacttctatatttatttattgcatccacacatttgtttctatttattttttccttcataaCTAAAGGTCAGATCTTGAACACTTGCCAGTTTTTGTAGTAGAatcaaagacaaaaacaaaatgtctttCAGGAGAGAGTACAGACATACAGCAGAGGTTGGCATGAATCATGTTATTATTAGCCATGTAGTAGCCTGCTAGCTAACTAACAGTATGGAAGAGATAGTAATTATAAGTCAAAGTTTGGCTAAATCATGCCAGaagctggttttttttttttttttttgtgttttgcagaTATTGATGTCTCTTGCAGCATCTTtgcttttataacaaaaaatgtttcatttcacaCCAGCCATGTTAGAAAGGAGTATAAATTGAGTCGTCACATTGTGCTGCTTTGAGCGAACAAGCTTGTCATACTTTAGTTTTGAATTGTGCTAGTCGTTCTTTTATAGCCTAGTTCATTAGCTTTCCAGGCAATAAAATCACAGGCTGGgcaagtacagtaatcccccagttacgttccaaaactacccgcgataaac from Silurus meridionalis isolate SWU-2019-XX chromosome 24, ASM1480568v1, whole genome shotgun sequence encodes the following:
- the LOC124378615 gene encoding transmembrane protease serine 3, coding for MAYTEKETGEQQETATKRENSVGKTSAKEVVESGQFEADTESEDLPNIRTPSVIYVSPFSSSVDGWRTSRPSQNFDPNTHDPHVPVGLPSEASHPLPIYNTRTIKTSYISHRTSIIKVRPFVHGEDLSDSRFMCWSDIPRKLLILLIIICLLIALTLVLGIGLGVRVSGRHSILQIHSKGIWSSVCWENWSASLGFSACKQLGYNSYVNSTSIPFSSVESAFKKSIVSISSRFPIHHQTFKIHNSSILRTVGCTSGLLTVLKCIECGTRPGFRTRIVGGNLSFSGQYPWQVSLQYQNLFLCGGSLITNQWIVTAAHCVYGFANPNLWTVRVGITEQPVSGAADFSVMKIFFNSAYHPESLSYDIALVRLKQPLSFNGQIQPICLPNYDEGFSSMCWISGWGATKVRGEVSVALHSALVPLLSIEECGIPGLSAWNICAGYLSGGAGTCQGDSGGPLACQGSVWKLAGAASWAQGCGKLNNPGVYTSVTYALPWIHQTMEKEEEQII